Proteins encoded by one window of Glycine soja cultivar W05 chromosome 15, ASM419377v2, whole genome shotgun sequence:
- the LOC114385716 gene encoding dnaJ homolog subfamily B member 8 isoform X2, producing the protein MREQSFGDKMHGITLPLTATANSFLLRSPLPSCFIPTCKVSYGFRFNHSQWKHHKTEGWSNRNRTMVVRARRSESPYDVLGVSPSASVDEIKKAYRKLALKYHPDVNKEDKAQEKFMRIKHAYNTLLNSSSRKKYDSGSRGYDFSQGSRSRNVQTEEEFYGLGNFLRDVQITIEDFFKDLQEEFKNWEANAASQGKPKSLWEELAEIGEEFVEFLEKELNITDQNDDYKTSQGENTSNFSGTETPSNSSQGEASKGNRSVDDNIEEIEATLAQLKKELGL; encoded by the exons ATGAGAGAACAAAGCTTTGGAGATAAAATGCATGGAATAACTCTCCCTCTCACTGCAACTGCAAATAGCTTCCTTTTGAGATCTCCTCTACCAAGTTGTTTCATACCCACTTGTAAAGTTAGCTACGGATTTCGTTTTAACCATTCTCAGTGGAAGCACCATAAAACAGAAGGATGGAGCAATAGGAATAGAACGATGGTGGTGAGAGCAAGGCGTAGCGAGTCACCGTATGATGTTTTGGGAGTGTCTCCATCAGCATCCGTCGACGAAATCAAAAAGGCCTATCGGAAACTTGCTCTTAAGTATCATCCCGATGTTAATAAAGAG GATAAGGCACAGGAGAAGTTTATGAGGATAAAACATGCATACAATACATTGCTAAATTCTAGTTCCCGCAAAAAATATGATTCTGGAAGTCGAGGTTATGATTTTTCTCAAGGAAGCCGAAGTAGGAATGTACAAACTGAAGAAGAATTTTATGGACTAG GTAATTTTTTGAGGGATGTTCAAATAACAATAG AGGACTTCTTTAAGGATcttcaagaagaattcaagaactGGGAAGCAAACGCTGCTTCACAAGGAAAGCCAAAGAGTCTATGGGAGGAATTGGCG GAAATAGGAGAAGAATTTGTGGAGTTCCTTGAGAAAGAACTTAATATTACTGATCAAAATGATGATTATAAAACGTCTCAGGGAGAAAATACATCCAACTTTTCTGGGACGGAGACACCAAGCAATAGCAGTCAAGGTGAAGCTAGCAAGGGAAACAGAAGCGTTGACGATAACATTGAGGAAATAGAAGCTACTCTGGCTCAGTTGAAAAAGGAATTAGGTTTATAG
- the LOC114388572 gene encoding uncharacterized protein LOC114388572 isoform X2 has protein sequence MAASTTSQVYIDVIEDVMVKVRDEFVNNGGPGEEVLKELQAMWESKMMQAGAVLGPIERSSAAKATPGGPITPVHDLNVPYEGTEEYETPTADMLFPPTPLQTPIQTPLPGTGDNSTYNIPTGANDYPSSGNDTGGNADGKGARPAPYMQPSSPWMNQRPPLDVNVAYVEGRDEADKGTSNQPLTQDFFTRTSGKRKRNDLTSQYNVGGYIPQQDGAGDAAHGVFEIEVSGGGISINSHHTISKEKMSADLERSTSRIPQLDGPIPYDDDVLSTPNIYNYGEVFSEDYNISNTPAPPEVPASTPALLAQNEVGNDFDDDDDDEPPLNEEDDDDLDDMEQGDDQNTHHLVLAQFDKGWINIVALMGLSCYKFRWHVPRAGGNAH, from the exons ATGGCGGCTTCCACCACCAGCCAGGTCTACATCGATGTAATCGAGGATGTCATGGTCAAGGTCCGAGACGAGTTCGTCAACAACGGTGGTCCTGGAGAGGAAGTTCTCAAGGAGCTTCAAGCT ATGTGGGAATCGAAGATGATGCAAGCTGGCGCTGTGCTCGGTCCCATAGAAAGGTCCAGTGCCGCTAAGGCAACTCCTGGCGGTCCAATTACTCCGGTTCATGATCTCAACGTGCCGTATGAGGGTACCGAGGAGTATGAGACTCCTACAGCTGATATGCTTTTTCCCCCT ACGCCATTGCAAACTCCAATTCAAACCCCTTTACCGGGAACTGGGGATAACTCAACGTATAACATTCCTACTGGAGCAAATGACTACCCCTCTTCCGGAAATGATACAGGAGGAAATGCTGATGGAAAAGGAGCAAGACCTGCTCCATATATG CAACCTTCTTCTCCTTGGATGAACCAAAGGCCTCCACTTGATGTCAATGTTG CTTATGTGGAAGGGAGGGATGAGGCAGACAAAGGAACTTCTAATCAACCTCTGACACAG GACTTCTTCACGAGGACGTCAGGGAAGCGAAAACGCAATGATTTGACTTCTCAATATAATGTTGGTGGATATATACCTCAGCAAGATGGAGCTGGGGATGCTGCACATGGAGTTTTTGAAATTGAG GTAAGTGGAGGGGGCATCTCCATTAATTCACATCACACTatttccaaagaaaaaatgtCAGCAGATTTGGAGAGGTCGACTTCTAGAATTCCTCAACTTGATGGACCAATTCCATATGATGATGATGTGCTCTCTACTCCAAAT ATATACAATTATGGAGAAGTGTTCAGTGAAGACTACAACATTTCTAATACACCAGCTCCTCCTG aagTACCAGCAAGCACCCCTGCTCTCTTGGCTCAGAATGAAGTAGgtaatgattttgatgatgatgatgatgatgaacctCCATTAAATGAAgaggatgatgatgatttaGATGACATGGAACAAGGAGACGATCAAAATACACATCATCTTGTTTTGGCCCAGTTTGATAAG GGTTGGATAAATATCGTGGCTCTAATGGGGTTGTCTTGCTACAAATTCAGGTGGCACGTACCAAGAGCAGGTGGAAATGCACATTAA
- the LOC114387898 gene encoding uncharacterized protein LOC114387898, which translates to MRIAAMATTFASSSPQIAASSFTLPPFQSKKFILFHNPVLQKNNILRPILLPPPPPAAAAQDAVDAAEQLYKTTDQGVATVVSALFFIAFVGLSAITIGVIYLAVTDFLQKREKEKFEKEEAAKGKNKKKKKVGRARAGPRGFGQKYVEDEVDE; encoded by the exons ATGAGGATTGCAGCAATGGCCACCACATTTGCATCCTCATCTCCACAAATTGCAGCTTCTTCTTTTACTCTTCCACCCTTCCAATCCAAAAAGTTCATCCTTTTTCACAACCCAGTACTTCAAAAAAACAACATACTCCGACccattcttcttcctcctcctcctcctgctGCTGCTGCCCAAGATGCGGTGGATGCTGCGGAACAATTGTACAAAACCACCGATCAAGGGGTGGCCACAGTCGTATCCGCTCTTTTCTTTATTGCTTTCGTTGGCCTATCCGCTATCACTATTGGG GTTATCTATCTGGCAGTGACGGATTTCCTgcagaagagagagaaagagaagtttGAGAAAGAAGAAGCTGCTAAGGgcaagaataagaagaagaagaaggtgggCAGAGCCAGGGCAGGACCTAGAGGATTTGGCCAAAAATATGTTGAAGACGAGGTTGATGAATGA
- the LOC114388056 gene encoding uncharacterized protein LOC114388056 encodes MPLPERSYGHVNTSRSPTAVASVEQFLRATSGGESCRKSPTYSPTSSSPSSPYFERLKNHNSEEDNGLCQKKSVLTKVKERAMKFRYSLSKRRMEDENVTPSWGVSLEDDEEEEEDPEYLGAPMYESELAPEGYKENARQHPRANPVISEKHVLHHTVKLGVEQDSKKSRGPVNARFTTTTQPVTTTSNMTSENIAEKLAPVYAGGSNAANAISSKILASGSTTAPATNMSSQTSLVPSSSMQNSSASLCEKNTCQKSASLRDHFMNQSEKGDGARNVSTMQKSSSLSASMSGNKNITSLKSASVKDYSMNKSEPREDAKTDVSQPQVISKATSPTRTSSNAGVMDKVRGAVNSLFGNEEPSQQYGVKTSTTRTSSQTQQVDQEENRGRILQAN; translated from the exons ATGCCTCTGCCAGAACGCTCGTACGGACATGTTAATACTTCAAGAAGTCCTACCGCCGTCGCTAGCGTGGAACAATTCCTTCGAG CTACATCAGGAGGGGAGTCTTGTAGAAAGTCACCAACCTACTCTCCCACCTCGTCTTCCCCTTCCTCTCCTTACTTTGAGAGGTTGAAGAACCATAACTCAGAAGAAGACAATGGTCTCTGTCAGAAGAAATCAGTCCTCACCAAAGTGAAGGAGAGGGCCATGAAATTCCGCTACAGCCTCAGCAAGAGAAGAATGGAGGACGAGAATGTCACACCCTCTTGGGGTGTTAGCTTAGAAGatgatgaggaagaagaagaagaccctGAATACCTTGGAGCcccaa TGTATGAATCAGAGCTGGCACCTGAGGGATACAAAGAAAATGCAAGGCAACATCCAAGAGCAAATCCAGTAATCTCTGAGAAGCATGTTTTGCACCACACTGTCAAATTAGGAGTGGAGCAAGATTCAAAAAAATCACGTGGTCCTGTCAATGCCAGGTTCACGACAACAACTCAACCTGTTACTACAACTTCAAACATGACATCTGAAAACATAGCTGAGAAACTGGCACCTGTCTATGCTGGAGGGTCAAATGCAGCTAATGCTATATCCTCCAAAATTCTAGCTTCTGGTTCCACGACTGCTCCTGCAACCAACATGTCCTCACAAACCTCATTAGTTCCATCATCTTCTATGCAAAATTCATCTGCTTCTCTTTGTGAGAAGAATACATGCCAAAAGAGTGCTTCTCTAAGAGATCATTTCATGAACCAGTCTGAAAAAGGTGATGGAGCCAGAAATGTGTCTACAATGCAAAAATCATCATCCTTATCTGCTTCAATGAGTGGGAATAAGAATATAACAAGCCTAAAGAGTGCTTCAGTTAAAGATTATTCAATGAACAAGTCTGAGCCAAGGGAAGATGCCAAAACTGATGTGTCTCAGCCTCAGGTGATATCTAAAGCAACGAGTCCTACGAGAACTTCTAGTAATGCAGGTGTGATGGACAAGGTAAGAGGAGCTGTGAATTCATTGTTCGGAAATGAGGAACCATCACAACAATATGGAGTCAAAACTTCTACTACACGCACTTCGTCGCAAACTCAACAGG TTGATCAGGAAGAGAACCGTGGGAGAATTCTACAGGCAAATTGA
- the LOC114387145 gene encoding protein TOC75-3, chloroplastic-like, which translates to MASFAAPNNLGSAVLPSRPPPVKCTLFPSCNNNNNHSLSNPSPSHPPPLFKAIAISSAASILMHCTPLSPFLPNPLAKLGGGGGNTGGGGGGGDGWFGGGGGGNGGFWSRMFAAVADESQSQEWDSHGLPANIVVQLNKMSGFKKYKVSDISFFDRNRKMKVGTEDSFFEMVSLRPGGVYTKGQLQKELETLATSGMFEKVDLEGKTNPDGSIGVTISFSESTWQSADGFRCINVGLMQQTKPVEMDADMTDKERLEYYLSQEREYKRRIERARPCLLPRYVHNEILDMLKRHGMVSARLLQRIRDRVQKWYHDEGYACAQVVNFGNLNTKEVVCEVVEGDITQLDIQFQDKLGNVVEGNTQVPVIQRELPRQLRPGYTFNIEAGKQALRNVNSLALFSNIEVNPRPDETNEGGIVVEIKLKELEQKSAEVSTEWSIVPGRGGHPTLASLQPGGTVSFEHRNLQGLNRSINGSITTSNFLNPQDDLAFKLEYVHPYLDGVYYSRNRTLRVSCFNSRKLSPVFTGGPGVDEVPPIWVDRTGVKANITENFTRQSKFTYGLVMEEITTRDESSHICANGQRVLPSGGISADGPPTTLSGTGIDHMAFLQANITRDNTRFVNGTVVGDRNMFQVDQGLGIGSQFPFFNRHQLTLTRFIQLMAVEEGAGKPPPPVLVLHGHYGGCVGDLPSYDAFTLGGPYSVRGYNMGEIGAARNILELAAELRIPVKGTHVYAFTEHGNDLGSSKGVKGNPTEVYRRMGHGSSYGLGVKLGLVRAEYAVDHNSGTGALFFRFGERF; encoded by the exons ATGGCATCCTTCGCTGCCCCCAACAACCTCGGTAGCGCCGTGCTACCCTCTCGTCCCCCTCCCGTCAAATGCACCCTTTTCCCTTcttgcaacaacaacaacaaccattcACTTTCAAACCCTTCTCCCTCTCACCCTCCGCCGCTCTTCAAAGCCATCGCCATCTCCTCCGCCGCCTCCATCCTTATGCACTGTACCCCTCTCTCCCCCTTCCTCCCTAACCCCCTCGCCAAACTCGGCGGAGGCGGCGGAAACaccggcggcggcggcggaggCGGAGACGGATGGTTCGGCGGTGGCGGTGGCGGAAATGGAGGGTTCTGGTCCAGAATGTTCGCCGCGGTGGCCGACGAATCCCAGTCTCAGGAGTGGGATTCGCACGGTCTACCCGCGAACATCGTGGTTCAGTTGAACAAAATGAGTGGGTTCAAGAAGTACAAGGTTTCCGACATCTCCTTTTTCGATCGGAACAGGAAGATGAAAGTGGGAACGGAGGATTCGTTCTTCGAGATGGTTTCTCTTCGGCCGGGCGGGGTTTACACCAAAGGGCAGCTCCAGAAGGAGTTGGAGACGCTGGCAACTTCGGGAATGTTCGAGAAGGTTGATTTGGAAGGGAAAACAAACCCTGACGGCTCAATTGGGGTTACCATTTCCTTCAGCGAGAGCACGTGGCAGTCGGCAGATGGATTTCGCTGCATCAATGTAGGGTTGATGCAGCAAACAAAGCCTGTTGAAATGGACGCTGATATGACCGATAAGGAGAGACTGGAGTACTATTTGAGTCAGGAGAGGGAGTACAAGAGGAGAATCGAGAGGGCCAGGCCCTGCCTCTTGCCTCGCTACGTCCACAATGAGATCCTGGACATGCTCAAGAGACATGGCATGGTCAGTGCCCGCCTGTTGCAGAGGATTCGGGACCGGGTGCAAAAATGGTACCATGATGAAGGCTATGCCTGTGCCCAGGTCGTTAATTTCGGCAACCTTAACACCAAGGAGGTTGTTTGTGAGGTTGTTGAAGGCGATATCACACAATTGGATATTCAGTTTCAAGATAAGCTTGGTAATGTTGTTGAAGGGAACACTCAAGTCCCTGTCATTCAAAGAGAGCTTCCCCGGCAG CTGCGCCCAGGTTACACCTTCAATATTGAAGCAGGGAAGCAAGCTTTAAGAAATGTGAACTCCCTtgctttgttttcaaatattgaGGTGAATCCGCGCCCTGATGAGACTAATGAAGGAGGTATAGTTGTTGAAATTAAGCTAAAGGAGTTAGAACAAAAGTCAGCTGAAGTCAGTACCGAGTGGAGTATTGTCCCTGGACGTGGAGGGCATCCCACTCTG GCTTCCCTTCAGCCAGGTGGCACTGTTAGTTTTGAACATCGGAATCTGCAAGGGCTGAATAGATCTATTAACGGTTCTATAACAACAAGCAACTTCTTGAATCCTCAG GATGATCTTGCATTTAAGCTAGAGTATGTGCATCCATATCTGGATGGTGTATACTATTCACGCAACCGTACTCTCCGTGTAAGCTGCTTCAATAGCCGTAAGCTGAGTCCAGTATTCACTGGGGGGCCAGGCGTGGATGAAGTGCCACCAATATGGGTTGATCGTACTGGTGTTAAAGCTAATATTACAGAG AATTTCACACGTCAGAGTAAATTCACATATGGACTTGTAATGGAAGAGATAACAACACGTGATGAAAGTAGTCATATCTGTGCAAATGGTCAAAGAGTATTACCTAGTGGAGGAATTAGTGCCGATGGACCTCCAACCACTCTCAGTGGTACTGGCATTGATCACATGGCATTTTTACAGGCAAATATCACACGTGATAACACACGTTTTGTGAATGGAACTGTTGTTGGAGACAGAAATATGTTCCAG GTAGACCAAGGCCTTGGCATTGGCAGCCAGTTCCCCTTCTTTAACCGTCACCAACTAACTCTGACACGATTTATCCAGTTGATGGCAGTGGAGGAAGGGGCTGGTAAACCACCTCCACCAGTGCTTGTCCTCCATGGCCACTATGGTGGTTGTGTAGGTGATCTCCCCAGCTATGATGCTTTTACTCTTGGGGGGCCCTATTCTGTAAGGGGCTACAACATGGGTGAGATAGGAGCTGCCAGAAACATCCTTGAG CTTGCAGCTGAGTTAAGGATACCTGTTAAAGGTACGCATGTGTATGCATTTACTGAACATGGCAATGATCTAGGGAGTTCAAAGGGTGTCAAAGGTAATCCTACAGAAGTCTACAGACGAATGGGTCATGGTTCATCCTACGGTCTTGGTGTCAAGCTTGGTTTAGTGAGAGCAGAATATGCTGTTGATCACAACTCAGGAACTGGTGCATTGTTTTTCCGTTTCGGAGAGAGGTTTTGA
- the LOC114388055 gene encoding uncharacterized protein LOC114388055 produces MVDKANIMIIKRRRNRGGGCPTRLQKHAPASLDIDKVLIDRPSNPFGEASRAIPLLSPLVLSPQPIYADITIQVRTSEKNGNNGKNEGKSTPTRGWEHPAIASFPEPSTLCSFFQKQCEEGNSCSALLRL; encoded by the exons ATGGTAGACAAAGCGAACATCATGATCATAAAGAGGAGGAGGAATAGAGGGGGAGGATGCCCTACAAGGTTACAGAAACATGCACCGGCTTCTCTTGACATTGATAAGGTTCTCATTGATCGTCCTTCAAACCCTTTTGGGGAGGCTTCAAGGGCAATACCATTGTTATCTCCACTCGTTCTTTCTCCACAGCCAATTTATGCAGATATCACTATTCAAGTTCGAACATCAGAGAAGAATGGGAATAATGGTAAGAATGAGGGTAAAAGTACTCCAACCAGAGGCTGGGAACATCCAGCTATTGCTTCATTTCCCGAGCCATCTACTTTGTGTAGTTTCTTCCAAAAGCAATGC GAGGAAGGTAACTCCTGCAGTGCACTTCTTCGCCTTTAG
- the LOC114385716 gene encoding chaperone protein dnaJ 8, chloroplastic isoform X3 has product MREQSFGDKMHGITLPLTATANSFLLRSPLPSCFIPTCKVSYGFRFNHSQWKHHKTEGWSNRNRTMVVRARRSESPYDVLGVSPSASVDEIKKAYRKLALKYHPDVNKEDKAQEKFMRIKHAYNTLLNSSSRKKYDSGSRGYDFSQGSRSRNVQTEEEFYGLEDFFKDLQEEFKNWEANAASQGKPKSLWEELAEIGEEFVEFLEKELNITDQNDDYKTSQGENTSNFSGTETPSNSSQGEASKGNRSVDDNIEEIEATLAQLKKELGL; this is encoded by the exons ATGAGAGAACAAAGCTTTGGAGATAAAATGCATGGAATAACTCTCCCTCTCACTGCAACTGCAAATAGCTTCCTTTTGAGATCTCCTCTACCAAGTTGTTTCATACCCACTTGTAAAGTTAGCTACGGATTTCGTTTTAACCATTCTCAGTGGAAGCACCATAAAACAGAAGGATGGAGCAATAGGAATAGAACGATGGTGGTGAGAGCAAGGCGTAGCGAGTCACCGTATGATGTTTTGGGAGTGTCTCCATCAGCATCCGTCGACGAAATCAAAAAGGCCTATCGGAAACTTGCTCTTAAGTATCATCCCGATGTTAATAAAGAG GATAAGGCACAGGAGAAGTTTATGAGGATAAAACATGCATACAATACATTGCTAAATTCTAGTTCCCGCAAAAAATATGATTCTGGAAGTCGAGGTTATGATTTTTCTCAAGGAAGCCGAAGTAGGAATGTACAAACTGAAGAAGAATTTTATGGACTAG AGGACTTCTTTAAGGATcttcaagaagaattcaagaactGGGAAGCAAACGCTGCTTCACAAGGAAAGCCAAAGAGTCTATGGGAGGAATTGGCG GAAATAGGAGAAGAATTTGTGGAGTTCCTTGAGAAAGAACTTAATATTACTGATCAAAATGATGATTATAAAACGTCTCAGGGAGAAAATACATCCAACTTTTCTGGGACGGAGACACCAAGCAATAGCAGTCAAGGTGAAGCTAGCAAGGGAAACAGAAGCGTTGACGATAACATTGAGGAAATAGAAGCTACTCTGGCTCAGTTGAAAAAGGAATTAGGTTTATAG
- the LOC114385716 gene encoding dnaJ homolog subfamily B member 8 isoform X1, translated as MREQSFGDKMHGITLPLTATANSFLLRSPLPSCFIPTCKVSYGFRFNHSQWKHHKTEGWSNRNRTMVVRARRSESPYDVLGVSPSASVDEIKKAYRKLALKYHPDVNKEDKAQEKFMRIKHAYNTLLNSSSRKKYDSGSRGYDFSQGSRSRNVQTEEEFYGLGNFLRDVQITIGRYILSEDFFKDLQEEFKNWEANAASQGKPKSLWEELAEIGEEFVEFLEKELNITDQNDDYKTSQGENTSNFSGTETPSNSSQGEASKGNRSVDDNIEEIEATLAQLKKELGL; from the exons ATGAGAGAACAAAGCTTTGGAGATAAAATGCATGGAATAACTCTCCCTCTCACTGCAACTGCAAATAGCTTCCTTTTGAGATCTCCTCTACCAAGTTGTTTCATACCCACTTGTAAAGTTAGCTACGGATTTCGTTTTAACCATTCTCAGTGGAAGCACCATAAAACAGAAGGATGGAGCAATAGGAATAGAACGATGGTGGTGAGAGCAAGGCGTAGCGAGTCACCGTATGATGTTTTGGGAGTGTCTCCATCAGCATCCGTCGACGAAATCAAAAAGGCCTATCGGAAACTTGCTCTTAAGTATCATCCCGATGTTAATAAAGAG GATAAGGCACAGGAGAAGTTTATGAGGATAAAACATGCATACAATACATTGCTAAATTCTAGTTCCCGCAAAAAATATGATTCTGGAAGTCGAGGTTATGATTTTTCTCAAGGAAGCCGAAGTAGGAATGTACAAACTGAAGAAGAATTTTATGGACTAG GTAATTTTTTGAGGGATGTTCAAATAACAATAGGTAGATACATACTCTCTG AGGACTTCTTTAAGGATcttcaagaagaattcaagaactGGGAAGCAAACGCTGCTTCACAAGGAAAGCCAAAGAGTCTATGGGAGGAATTGGCG GAAATAGGAGAAGAATTTGTGGAGTTCCTTGAGAAAGAACTTAATATTACTGATCAAAATGATGATTATAAAACGTCTCAGGGAGAAAATACATCCAACTTTTCTGGGACGGAGACACCAAGCAATAGCAGTCAAGGTGAAGCTAGCAAGGGAAACAGAAGCGTTGACGATAACATTGAGGAAATAGAAGCTACTCTGGCTCAGTTGAAAAAGGAATTAGGTTTATAG
- the LOC114388572 gene encoding transcription initiation factor IIA subunit 1-like isoform X1 yields MAASTTSQVYIDVIEDVMVKVRDEFVNNGGPGEEVLKELQAMWESKMMQAGAVLGPIERSSAAKATPGGPITPVHDLNVPYEGTEEYETPTADMLFPPTPLQTPIQTPLPGTGDNSTYNIPTGANDYPSSGNDTGGNADGKGARPAPYMQPSSPWMNQRPPLDVNVAYVEGRDEADKGTSNQPLTQDFFTRTSGKRKRNDLTSQYNVGGYIPQQDGAGDAAHGVFEIEVSGGGISINSHHTISKEKMSADLERSTSRIPQLDGPIPYDDDVLSTPNIYNYGEVFSEDYNISNTPAPPEVPASTPALLAQNEVGNDFDDDDDDEPPLNEEDDDDLDDMEQGDDQNTHHLVLAQFDKVARTKSRWKCTLKDGIMHINNKDILFNKATGEFEF; encoded by the exons ATGGCGGCTTCCACCACCAGCCAGGTCTACATCGATGTAATCGAGGATGTCATGGTCAAGGTCCGAGACGAGTTCGTCAACAACGGTGGTCCTGGAGAGGAAGTTCTCAAGGAGCTTCAAGCT ATGTGGGAATCGAAGATGATGCAAGCTGGCGCTGTGCTCGGTCCCATAGAAAGGTCCAGTGCCGCTAAGGCAACTCCTGGCGGTCCAATTACTCCGGTTCATGATCTCAACGTGCCGTATGAGGGTACCGAGGAGTATGAGACTCCTACAGCTGATATGCTTTTTCCCCCT ACGCCATTGCAAACTCCAATTCAAACCCCTTTACCGGGAACTGGGGATAACTCAACGTATAACATTCCTACTGGAGCAAATGACTACCCCTCTTCCGGAAATGATACAGGAGGAAATGCTGATGGAAAAGGAGCAAGACCTGCTCCATATATG CAACCTTCTTCTCCTTGGATGAACCAAAGGCCTCCACTTGATGTCAATGTTG CTTATGTGGAAGGGAGGGATGAGGCAGACAAAGGAACTTCTAATCAACCTCTGACACAG GACTTCTTCACGAGGACGTCAGGGAAGCGAAAACGCAATGATTTGACTTCTCAATATAATGTTGGTGGATATATACCTCAGCAAGATGGAGCTGGGGATGCTGCACATGGAGTTTTTGAAATTGAG GTAAGTGGAGGGGGCATCTCCATTAATTCACATCACACTatttccaaagaaaaaatgtCAGCAGATTTGGAGAGGTCGACTTCTAGAATTCCTCAACTTGATGGACCAATTCCATATGATGATGATGTGCTCTCTACTCCAAAT ATATACAATTATGGAGAAGTGTTCAGTGAAGACTACAACATTTCTAATACACCAGCTCCTCCTG aagTACCAGCAAGCACCCCTGCTCTCTTGGCTCAGAATGAAGTAGgtaatgattttgatgatgatgatgatgatgaacctCCATTAAATGAAgaggatgatgatgatttaGATGACATGGAACAAGGAGACGATCAAAATACACATCATCTTGTTTTGGCCCAGTTTGATAAG GTGGCACGTACCAAGAGCAGGTGGAAATGCACATTAAAGGATGGCATCATGCACATAAATAATAAGGACATTCTCTTCAATAAG GCGACAGGAGAGTTTGAATTCTGA